Genomic DNA from Aphanothece sacrum FPU1:
TGTCAGAGGGATTATGAATAAATTAGCCGTTGATGATCGAGTACAAGCGGCCGTTATTGCTTTGCGTTCTGGACTGGTATAATAATGTTTTAGGGAACATAATTATTATCTATAAATATGAGCAATAAGGATGTTATTATTTTAGGCAGTGGTTTATCAATTTTAGACTTATCATCTGAGGAAATTAACTATATAAATCAATGTGAAGTAATCATAGCAATCAATAAATTTATGGCTTTTTATCAAAAAAGTCAAATTCTTCCTAATCATATTTACTTTGTTGATGCCTACGATCTTTCCAATGTTAATTTTTTACAACATATTTTTAATGTGTGTAGAAAAAATAAGTTAGAAGGATTGACTTTTATTATTTCTAAGACAATCCTAGAACATCCCATGACTGGTCAAAGATTTTGTTCAAAAAGAATTGCTTTTATCTTAAAAAAGAAATACTTAGAAATTGAAAACGAAATTCATAACAAATTGTTTCATGGGGAAAAAGCGAATACCAACTTATTCTTAATTCCAGAAAATTGTAAATTTGAATTAATTTCTCATCAACATTGGTTAGAAGGGAATATTTGGGGTGATAGTTTACAAAAGCCACTTTTTCATTATAGAGGCAGCCTAAGTACCGTTTTAAATTATGTTTCTATCAAATATCCTCAAAGAACTATTAAGTTAATTGGTGTTGATTTTAATTCTCCTCGTTACTTTTTTCAAGATGAGCTTGAAAAACTCAATTTCGTCTGGAAAGACTGGACAACCTCTATCACTCAAGAAAAAAAGACTCATTTTAGTGCCATTCCCTATCAGGGAACTACAATTTTTGATAAATTCGATTTTATGCTTAAAAATCTTGACGGAACTGGGAATATCGTGTATAGTTGTAATCGTGACAGTTTATTAATAGAAAAAGGATTAGTTAAATATTCTGCGGTTATAAGTTGAATAAAAGTATGTCATAATCTCATAATTTAAGGAGTTTAAGAGAAGATGAATCCTAAAATATTAATTATTATCTTAAATTGGAATGGAAAAAAAGATACTTTAGAGTGTTTAGAATCAAGTACAAAAATTGATTATGATAATTATGAGATTGTCGTTGTTGATAATGGTTCTACAGATGATTCTGTAAAATCTATAAGAGAAAAATATTCTCACATAAAAATAATTGAAAATAATGCTAATTTAGGGTATGCAGAAGGTAATAATGTAGGAATTCGCTATGCGCTCTCAGAAAATACAGATTATATATTATTGCTAAATAATGATACTATTGTTGATAAAAATCTTTTGACAAACTTTATAAAAGCCAGTGAAAATTATCCCAAAGCAGGTATTTTTGGAGCTAAAATCTACTATTTTGATACCCCTAATAAAATTTGGTTTGCGGGTGGAACTTGGCAACTAGAAAAAGCTAAATCTGAGCATATTGGAGGTAATGAAATTGACGATTCAGGGTTTTGGAATGATGTTAAAGAAGTTGACTATGCTTGTGGATGTGCTTTATTAATAAAGAGTGAAGTGATCCAAAAGATTGGTTTGCTTGAATCAAGATTTTTTCTAACCTGGGAAGAACTCGATTGGTGTTACAGAGCTAAAAAACTAGGATATCAATCTTTGATCGTGCCTAGTGCTAAAGTTTGGCATAAAATTTCTGCCTCTTTTGTTGGGGGTGCAGGTAAATTTCATCAGCAATATTTTATGGAAAGAAACCGATTATTATGGATGGAAAAACATTTACAATTGAATCAGATAATATCAGTGTATAAACGAATAATATTACCAGAAATTTATGAAAGTATGCGAGGTTATTTAAGTTCTAATTCAAGTCCTAACAAAAAAGCAAAATGCAAAGTTAGTTTAGCTGCTTTTAGGGACTATATACAACGTAGATTTGGAGATTGTCCTTCATGGGTTCGTTCTATTAAAGAATAACTGGAATTGTTAACTTACTTAAGCAGTTTTCAACTGATGACATATAAAAAAGTTGTTTTATTTTTTCCTCATAATCCTTGGCCTCCCAAAAGCGGCGCTCACAAACGTTGTCTTGAGATAATTTCTGGGTTAAAAGAAATAGACTGTGAAATTTTTTTATTGAGTTCAACACTTTCTTCTGAAAATCAATGGAAAGAATCAAGTATTGATGCCTTGAAAAAAAAGTTTGTTAAAGATGTGTTAATATATCATCCTAATAAATGGGATAGTTACTCGATAAAATTAAACCAAAAATTCTATACTTTTCTTAAAATAAATCCTCCTTTAAATTCCGGTATAAATAGTCCAATTGGTATCTGTCTATGGAGCAGTAAGATTATTAGAGAAATTGTTCCTGATATTATCTTCATGAACTATTGCTATTGGGATAAGTTAATAAATCATCGGGAATTTCAATCTATAAGGAGAGTGATTGAAACTCATGATCTGGTAACTATAAATACAAAAATGCGAGATATAATTAGTCCCTATTTATCAAATAAATTTATTAAAGCTAATAGAATAGATGATGAATTATTGAAAGAGAATTTTTTTGAAGTTTTGAATTTACAAACAGATGAGGAAGAGTATAAAATTTATGATCAATATCAAACAACAATTGCTATTTCTTCGACAGAAAAAAATCTGATTGAACAAAATACAAATAAAACGAAAGTTATTTTACTTCCCATGACACAAGAACCTTGTTATTTATCTAATCAGTATCAAGATTCAGCCTTATTTCCCATAGGGCCTAATCTTTTTAATATACAAGGTTATTTTTACTTTACTCAAAAAGTTTTACCTCAAATTTTACAAGAGATTCCCTCTTTTTCATGGCAAGTTACAGGAAATTTCCAATTTAAGTTAATTCCTAAACCGGAAGAAAGAGTTATAATCAGAGGATTTGTTCCCGATTTAAAAAAGGTGTATGAATTATCAAGCTTTGTTATTTCTCCTGTGATTGGTGGAACTGGTCAACAGGTAAAAATTGTTGAAGCTATGGCTCATGGACTTCCTGTTATTGCGCTTAAACAAAGGGC
This window encodes:
- a CDS encoding glycosyltransferase family 4 protein, yielding MTYKKVVLFFPHNPWPPKSGAHKRCLEIISGLKEIDCEIFLLSSTLSSENQWKESSIDALKKKFVKDVLIYHPNKWDSYSIKLNQKFYTFLKINPPLNSGINSPIGICLWSSKIIREIVPDIIFMNYCYWDKLINHREFQSIRRVIETHDLVTINTKMRDIISPYLSNKFIKANRIDDELLKENFFEVLNLQTDEEEYKIYDQYQTTIAISSTEKNLIEQNTNKTKVILLPMTQEPCYLSNQYQDSALFPIGPNLFNIQGYFYFTQKVLPQILQEIPSFSWQVTGNFQFKLIPKPEERVIIRGFVPDLKKVYELSSFVISPVIGGTGQQVKIVEAMAHGLPVIALKQRAENSPINHGINGFIANNAEEFADYVKQLWQDRTLCRKLGKAAQETIAANFSRELLTEKLLLIIS
- a CDS encoding glycosyltransferase family 2 protein, with translation MNPKILIIILNWNGKKDTLECLESSTKIDYDNYEIVVVDNGSTDDSVKSIREKYSHIKIIENNANLGYAEGNNVGIRYALSENTDYILLLNNDTIVDKNLLTNFIKASENYPKAGIFGAKIYYFDTPNKIWFAGGTWQLEKAKSEHIGGNEIDDSGFWNDVKEVDYACGCALLIKSEVIQKIGLLESRFFLTWEELDWCYRAKKLGYQSLIVPSAKVWHKISASFVGGAGKFHQQYFMERNRLLWMEKHLQLNQIISVYKRIILPEIYESMRGYLSSNSSPNKKAKCKVSLAAFRDYIQRRFGDCPSWVRSIKE